Proteins from a single region of Oreochromis niloticus isolate F11D_XX linkage group LG7, O_niloticus_UMD_NMBU, whole genome shotgun sequence:
- the chd2 gene encoding chromodomain-helicase-DNA-binding protein 2 isoform X5 codes for MWEEHPDVYGVRRSNRSRQEPARLNIGAGGSSESESESPKRKTSRAKKKENIWKDDDSNDEEEEEEASDSTDSEQEEKKVRSRRLPARRPQGKSSAAKKQLSQKTRKSRKQESSAEEDDDDDDDDDDDEEDTPKRQTRRRGATKVKSYKEDQHDFETDSDDLIEMTGDACEEQQDDDSETIEKVMDARTGKKGATGACTTVYAVEENGDPCEGFDPEKDEGETHYLIKWKGWSYIHNTWESMDSLTQQKVKGMKKLENFKKKNDELNSWLRKASPEDIEFHNCQQELTSDLNKQFQIVERIIATKTGKTPGSSDFPSHSHKTPSSNEPEFLCKWMGLPYSECSWEDGALVRKKFQHCIDSFMNRNSSKTVPSKDCKVLKQRPRFVALKKQPSYIGDSNLELRDYQLDGLNWLAHSWCRCNSVILADEMGLGKTIQTISFLSYLFHQHQLYGPFLLVVPLSTLTSWQREFDTWAPDMNVVVYLGDVMSRKIIRDYEWVNHQTKRIRFSALLTTYEILLKDKGVLGNINWAFLGVDEAHRLKNDDSLLYKTLMEFRSNHRLLITGTPLQNSLKELWSLLHFLMPDKFDSWEDFEDEHGKGRENGYQSLHKVLEPFLLRRVKKDVEKSLPAKVEQILRVEMSAQQKQFYKWILTRNYKALAKGTRGSSAGFLNIVMELKKCCNHSFLIKQPEDGDAETQQEHLQALVRGSGKLVLLDKLLTRLRERGNRVLIFSQMVRMLDILAEYLSKKRYPFQRLDGSIKGEIRKQALDHFNAEGSEDFCFLLSTRAGGLGINLASADTVVIFDSDWNPQNDLQAQARAHRIGQKKQVNIYRLVTKGTVEEDIIERAKKKMVLDHLVIQRMDTTGRTVLDSNSGNTNSNPFNKEELTAILKFGAEDLFKEAEGEESEPQEMDIDEILRLAETRESDQGSSATDELLSQFKVANFSSMEESTPEFEEKPIPEWDDIIPEEQRRKIEEEEKQREMEDIFMLPRSRSSNKRAQANDSDSDVGSKLKHRSSGSESETDDSDDDKKPKKRGRPRARKNNVEGFTDAEIRRFIKAYKKFGCPLERLEAIARDSELVDKSIADLKRLGELIHSSCVTAVQEHEEHLKENPVEAKGPGKRRGINIKISGVQVNAKSIIQHEEEFEPLHKVVPSNPAERNKFKLTCRVKVAHFDVDWDLQDDIQLLLGIYEHGFGNWDLIKTDSDLKLADKILPDDPSKKPQAKQLQARAEYLLKLLKKEQDSTDQAKTGEEVKVKKRKPRVKKENKILKDEQGNDISSPRLSDNPSEEGEVKEDGTEKSTVKKRQKKKDNKENKEKQGTPKKEKDGDKDKKGAKPRKEKAKGAKGKKTQGPVHITAGSEPIPIEEKEDDELDQETFSICKERMRPVKKALKQLDKPDEGLSDQEQLQHTRTCLLKIGDRITECLKAYSDPEHVKIWRRNLWIFVSKFTEFGARKLHKLYKMAQKKRSHEEEKEQKKKEDVSGRVKSFRPEPSGSSRDSTGTQPSSRPASHSTQPGPHGHHREPYNANKRHFSNDDRGDWQRDRKYSYPGNSNSSWQGDRHHPYDPHRYKDHYSDRRPHGDPYRSSGGYRNNSSPRKRPYEQYSNDRDHRGHRPYYDRHPDPKRRRPDDFRPNYHQGRDGPLQDFRRMPDHRPAGPSGPDHYNRPFHPEKPPPLLDPRSPQAQKSPQDSRSPLERPGELNAMADPNWNNRKT; via the exons ATGTGGGAAGAACATCCAGATGTGTACGGTGTCCGGCGGTCCAATCGGAGCAGGCAGGAGCCAGCTCGATTAAACATTGGAGCTGGG GGCAGCAGTGAGTCTGAGAGCGAAAGCCCCAAAAGGAAAACCTCCCGGGCTAAGAAAAAGGA AAATATCTGGAAAGATGATGACTCaaatgatgaagaggaggaggaggaggcttcCGACAGTACAGACAGTGAGcaggaagagaaaaaagttAGATCCAGACGACTTCCTGCTAGAAG GCCTCAGGGTAAATCATCAGCAGCCAAAAAGCAGCTCTCTCAGAAGACGAGGAAGTCCCGGAAACAGGAGTCATCGGCAGAAGaggacgacgatgatgatgacgacgatGATGACGATGAGGAAGACACTCCAAAGAGGCAGACGCGACGAAGGGGTGCCACAAAAGTCAAAAG TTATAAAGAGGACCAACATGACTTTGAAACGGACTCCGATGACCTCATCGAAATGACGGGGGATGCATGTGAGGAACAGCAGGACGACGACAGCGAAACCATCGAGAAAGTTATGGACGCCAGGACTGGCAAAAAAGGAG CCACCGGGGCTTGCACTACCGTGTATGCCGTGGAGGAAAATGGGGACCCGTGCGAAGGCTTTGACCCCGAGAAGGATGAAGGGGAGACTCATTACCTGATTAAGTGGAAGGGCTGGTCCTACATCCACAACACGTGGGAGAGCATGGACTCTCTGACACAGCAGAAGGTCAAGGGGATGAAGAAACTGGAGAActttaagaagaaaaatgatGAACTAAACTCATG GTTGAGGAAGGCGTCCCCTGAGGACATTGAGTTTCATAACTGCCAACAAGAGCTCACCTCTGACTTGAACAAGCAGTTTCAGATTGTGGAGCGTATCATCG caacaaaaacaggaaagacACCAGGATCCTCTGACTTCCCCT CTCATAGTCATAAGACTCCATCCTCCAATGAACCAGAGTTCCTGTGCAAGTGGATGGGTCTGCCCTATTCCGAGTGCAGCTGGGAAGATGGAGCTTTGGTTAGAAAGAAGTTTCAGCACTGCATAGACAGCTTCATGAACCGAAACTCCAGCAAAACAGTTCCCTCTAAAGACTGCAAG GTATTAAAGCAAAGGCCAAGATTTGTTGCTCTGAAGAAGCAGCCGTCATATATTGGCGACTCCAACCTTGAACTGAGAGATTATCAGCTGGATGGGTTGAACTGGCTGGCTCACTCCTGGTGCAg GTGCAATAGTGTTATCCTCGCTGATGAGATGGGGCTGGGAAAAACCATCCAGACAATCTCCTTCCTGTCTTACCTGTTTCACCAGCATCAGCTCTATGGTCCCTTTTTACTGGTGGTGCCTCTGTCCACGCTCACTTCCTGGCAGCGGGAGTTCGACACCTGGGCCCCCGACATGAATGTGGTGGTCTACCTTGGCGACGTCATGAGCAGGAAAATA ATCCGTGATTATGAGTGGGTGAACCATCAAACCAAAAGAATCCGTTTCAGTGCACTACTAACTACTTATGAGATTCTACTTAAAGACAAG GGGGTGCTCGGAAACATCAACTGGGCGTTCCTGGGCGTTGATGAAGCTCACAGGCTGAAGAATGATGACTCCCTACTCTACAAAACATTAATGGAGTTCAGGTCTAATCACAGGCTCCTCATTACCGGCACGCCGCTACAGAACTCGCTCAAAGAGCTCTGGTCACTCTTACACTTCCTCATGCCTGACAA GTTTGACTCCTGGGAGGATTTTGAGGATGAGCATGGGAAGGGAAGGGAAAACGGCTATCAGAGTCTTCACAAAGTCCTTGAGCCTTTCCTGCTCCGGCGTGTCAAAAAAGATGTGGAAAAATCACTCCCAGCCAAGGTGGAGCAAATCCTCCGTGTAGAAATGTCCGCACAGCAGAAGCAATTTTACAA GTGGATTTTAACGAGGAATTACAAAGCTCTTGCCAAAGGCACCCGAGGCAGCTCCGCCGGCTTCCTGAACATCGTAATGGAGCTTAAAAAGTGCTGCAACCATAGTTTCCTCATTAAACAGCCCGAGGATGGAGACGCTGAAACGCAACAGGAACACCTGCAG GCTCTGGTGAGGGGCAGTGGGAAGCTGGTACTGTTGGACAAGCTGCTGACCAGGCTCAGAGAAAGAGGCAACAGGGTCCTAATCTTCTCCCAGATGGTCAGGATGTTGGACATTCTGGCTGAATACCTGTCTAAGAAACGATATCCGTTTCAG CGGCTGGACGGCTCCATAAAGGGAGAAATCCGAAAGCAAGCACTTGACCACTTTAACGCAGAAGGCTCAGAG gACTTCTGCTTCCTTTTATCCACCAGAGCTGGAGGTTTAGGTATTAACTTGGCCTCGGCAGACACCGTCGTCATCTTTGACTCTGACTGGAACCCTCAGAACGACCTGCAGGCGCAGGCGAGGGCTCACAGGATTGGTCAAAAGAAACAG GTGAATATATACCGACTTGTCACGAAGGGAACAGTGGAGGAGGACATCATCGAGAGGGCGAAGAAGAAGATGGTTTTGGACCATCTTGTCATTCAGAGAATGGACACCACTGGTCGAACTGTTCTGGACAGCAACTCAGGAAACACAAA TTCAAACCCATTCAATAAAGAAGAACTGACCGCTATTCTCAAGTTTGGTGCAGAAGATCTTTTCAAAGAGGCTGAAGGCGAGGAGTCTGAACCACAG GAAATGGACATTGATGAGATTTTGAGGTTGGCCGAAACCAGAGAAAGTGATCAAGGCTCAAGTGCTACAGATGaacttctgtcacagtttaag GTGGCCAATTTCTCCAGTATGGAAGAGAGCACTCCAGAGTTTGAGGAGAAGCCCATTCCAGAATGGGATGACATAATTCCCGAGGAGCAACGTCGCAAAattgaagaggaggagaagcagCGGGAGATGGAGGACATCTTCATGCTGCCTCGAAGCAGAAGCTCTAATAAGCGG GCTCAGGccaatgacagtgacagtgatgTGGGCTCCAAGCTGAAGCACCGTTCATCAGGCTCTGAAAGTGAGACTGATGATAGCGATGATGACAAGAAGCCAAAGAAGCGAGGAAGGCCGAGAGCTCGCAAAAACAACGTGGAGGGTTTCACTGATGCGGAGATTCGCAG GTTCATCAAGGCATACAAGAAGTTTGGATGTCCACTTGAAAG GTTGGAAGCCATTGCCCGAGactctgaactggtggacaaaTCCATCGCAGACCTGAAGAGGCTCGGTGAACTGATTCATTCTAGCTGCGTGACTGCAGTGCAGGAGCACGAGGAGCACCTTAAAGAGAACCCAGTCGAAG cTAAAGGTCCTGGGAAGCGACGAGGAATTAATATCAAGATCTCAGGAGTGCAAGTCAATGCAAAGTCCATCATCCAGCACGAGGAAGAGTTCGAGCCGCTGCACAAAGTGGTGCCCTCCAACCCGGCTGAGAGAAATAA GTTTAAACTGACGTGCAGAGTGAAAGTGGCTCACTTTGATGTAGACTGGGATCTGCAGGATGACATTCAGCTCTTGCTCGGCATCTACGAGCACGGCTTTGGCAACTGGGATCTGATCAAGACCGATTCTGACCTTAAACTCGCCGATAAG ATTCTTCCAGATGATCCAAGCAAGAAGCCTCAGGCCAAGCAGCTGCAGGCGAGGGCAGAGTATCTTCTCAAGCTGCttaaaaaagaacaagacaGCACAGATCAGGCTAAAACCGGGGAGGAG GTCAaagtgaagaagaggaagccccgggtgaagaaggaaaacaagatTCTTAAAGACGAGCAGGGAAACGACATCTCCTCCCCCCGCCTGTCAGACAACCCGTCAGAAGAGGGCGAGGTCAAG GAGGATGGAACAGAAAAGTCCACTGTGaagaagagacagaagaaaaaggacaacaaagagaacaaagaaaaacagggaactcccaaaaaggaaaaagatggGGACAAAGATAAGAAGGGTGCCAAGCCCAGAAAAGAAAAG GCTAAAGGAGCCAAAGGGAAGAAGACTCAAGGTCCAGTTCATATTACAGCTGGATCTGAACCAATTCCCATTGAAGAAAAGGAGGACGATGAACTTGACCAGGAGACTTTCAGTATT tGTAAGGAACGCATGAGGCCTGTGAAAAAGGCCCTAAAGCAGCTGGACAAACCAGATGAGGGTCTAAGCGACCAGGAGCAGCTCcagcacacacgcacatgccTACTGAAGATTGGAGACCGCATCACAGAGTGCCTTAAAGCTTACAGCGATCCCGAACACGTCAAAATATGGCGAAG AAACCTCTGGATTTTCGTGTCCAAGTTTACAGAGTTTGGTGCGAGGAAGCTACACAAGCTTTACAAAATGGCACAGAAGAAGCGATCGCACGAGGAAGAG AaggagcagaagaagaaggaggacgTTTCAGGGAGAGTAAAGTCATTCAGGCCAGAGCCGTCTGGTTCCAGTCGAGACTCCACGGGGACTCAGCCGTCCTCCAGACCTGCATCGCACTCCACTCAGCCAGGACCCCACGGACACCACAGAGAACCGTACAATGCTAACAAGCGGCACTTTAGCAACGACG atcgAGGGGACTGGCAGAGGGACCGTAAATACAGCTACCCAGGTAACAGCAACTCATCATGGCAGGGAGATCGGCATCATCCCTATGACCCTCATCGCTATAAGGACCACTACAGTGATCGACGGCCGCACGGTGACCCCTATCGCAGCTCGGGCGGTTACCGCAACAACTCCTCTCCTCGAAAAAGACCATACGAGCAGTACAGCAACGACCGGGACCACAGGGGTCACCGACCCTACTATGACAG GCATCCAGACCCCAAAAGAAGACGGCCTGATGACTTCCGCCCTAACTACCACCAGGGAAGAGACGGTCCTCTTCAGGATTTCAGGAGGATGCCGGACCACAGACCTGCAGGTCCTTCAGGGCCAGATCATTACAACAGGCCGTTCCACCCTGAAAAACCTCCTCCACTTCTAGACCCTCGTTCCCCGCAGGCTCAGAAGTCGCCACAGGACTCCCGCTCTCCACTGGAGAGGCCCGGAGAGCTGAATGCCATGGCAGATCCGAACTGGAACAACAGGAAAACTTAA